AGACCTCTCTGGCTCTGATCGTGCCGTACGCCCCCGAGAAAGGGACGGGGAGGACAGGAGGAGCCCGTGCGGCGCGTGGCCTGATTGGACGGTACACGCTGGACGACCAGGACAAAACTGTGGTGCAGCAAAGCCATGCAGGTGCGCTGTGGCTGTATGCCTACCCGCGTTGGCGCGGTTGTTCTGTGGGTGAGACACGTGAGAAGTTTCTCCCGTTCCTCTTGAAGCGCTTTATGCGTTTTCATGGCCGCTTCAGgtatgcctctctctctctgctgtcCCACTTCGTTGACGAGCCGGAGGTGGACGATGTGTGCCAAGTGAATGGAGTCCTTCGCTGCTCTTACCACCCCCTTTCGCTTTGTGGTGTACTTCTCGTCcccggagaggggggtggtgcGCGGAGCGGAGTGCGCCCGGGCGGTGGGCTTTGGATCACGAAGGCAAGTCTGCGGTGCTGGTTGCGACGATAGCGTTGCTGCTTCAGTTTTCTCTCCCGCGTTTTCTCTATGGGTTTCCGCCCTGCGCTCTCTGTCGTTATGTGTCATGCAGTGCACTGGTGTAGCCTCGCCTCCTTTCCTGTTGGTCATGCTGTATGACTGTCTTTGGTGAGTAGGAGAGAGATGTGACAGTTGAGCTTCCCGAAGCTCCCAGGAGAGtgggcagcgacagcagccaTTGGAGGACAAGTGAAGTACTGCCAACGTCGAAGGAACACGACGTATGCTTCTCTCTCGAGCCTTCATCACCctcactcttctctcccctcttcggCACATCCACAGTGTTCGCTTCATTGTTCTCATGatgcctctctttccttggTGTGGTGCAATCACGCCGCCATGGATGGGGAGACGCCTTTCCTCCCCACTTCATGATTGGAGACTCCATCTTGTGTgcgtaggtgtgtgtgtgcatctgtgTTTTGCGTGTAATTCCTCCGTCTTACCGACAGTAGGATTTTCCACTgaagggtgggggagggaacgGTGCACTCCAGCACCGGCTGGCACGCTAGTGGCTTCTCGTTGTTTTGTGTACTTTGTGTGGCGTCAACAACTGGAGGGACAACTGTGACAGCGGGCTGGCAGACATCTTGGTGAGCGCTTGGCCGACGGTCAAACAACACACGAACGCTTGCAGATGCTTATGCGGCAGCAAAAGTCCAGCGAATGACTGCTGTTTTCAATAtatctcctctctcctggCGCTCAtgtcgctggtgctgcgtgGTTGCTTCCTATGGTGTGATGGTACCCATGGCAGTTTGCACACATCACGTCTACTCCTCCAACGTGGGAATCATGGAGCGGAAGTGATTTGAGTACTTCAGTGAGGGAGCATGCacacagggggggggtgaggtggCGAGCTGAACTGCACTGCATCTCTTCGGTGTGCCCGTACCATCTGTGTCCCCACCTGCGGCCTGTGCACGTGGTGCCTGTCTCTTTGCCACTTTTccgttcttctctcccaaCTCTCCTCACATTGTTTGATAGAAGTGCACCACCGACTGTTTCACCGCCCCGCAGGGACGCTACTCGGTTACACGCCAGATAAGTTTGCTGTAAACACCTTTGCTCGCAATTTCCCTCCTCAtcccacccccgccacctTACGCGCGCTCTTCTGGTCACTGCAGTAtcgctgcacagctgcccttcTAACCCTTGTTTTTTGCTCCAGTTCGTTAATAATGAGTGAGACAGTGATGATTAGCGCGAGTGAAGCACAGCTCGAGGCGATCCggaaggaggtggcgcagtcCCCGTTGCTGTCGCTCTCATTGCCGCTCGACAAGGGGTCAAAGATTGTGAAGGAAATGGAGCACGATGAGGCCTATCTCGCCCAAACACTGTCGCTCTTTGGGGCCTCAGCGGTCTCTACGAAGCAGTACGACTTCAATAGCATACGCTACTCACGCCGCGATGGCAACTGCTTCTACCGCTGCGCCGGCTTCCGCCTGTGCGAGCTGATCGTCGAGCGCCCAGAAAGGGCAGCCGAATATGTGTCGCTGCTGAAATCTCGAGAAAAGAGCCTCTCCAGGTTGTTCGGTTCCTTCGTGTTCGATTTCACCGATGCTTTGGCGGAGATCTTCAACGGCGTGGCGGACAAGACGATCAAAGATGTTGCGCAAATCTATGAGCTCTTTACCTCCAGCGATGGCGCGTACGTTGTGGCGGCGCTACGCTACTTGAGCTCCGCTTATCTGCAGGAGCACGAGGCGGAGTACGAGCCGTTTGTCGAGGGGTTGGGCTACGGCACGGTGCGCGACTACTGCAAcgccgaggtggagctggTGGATCACGAGAGCGACAATGTTCAGCTGGCTGTGTTTGCAAAGGCATTCAACGTTTGCATCAAGGTCTACGCACTGGACCGAAATGCAGGCAACAACGTCACCGAGCACACCTTCAACGACGAGGCGAAGAGCGATGGAGACCAACTtgtggtggagctgcttTATATGCCCGGCCACTACAACCTTCTCAGGCGGTGATGCAGATGACAAGGAGACGAAGCAGGTATGTACGGATGCAGGTAGTCagtggggaagagggtgagggcCGCCCACACGCTTTCTTTTCGTGCCAGCATGCATCAAGGCGGACCCGCACTGCGCCACGTGCATTGTGTTCACTGTGCAGCTCGTAGTTATCAAGCACAAATAATTTTTTTTGGTGTATATGCGTGTGAGCACTGGGTGCTGAGTGCACAACTATTCTGCGTTATGTGTTCTTGTTGCCGTATTGACTCTGTGGTTGGCGCCCGTCTCGATGTGTGCAAGTGATGCGAGCAACTCACTGGACGGTGCTCCAAGTACAGGACTCTCTTTCTGTCTGTGCATGGCCTGAGAGGACAGAGAAGTGGCATAAAACACGAAGGGGGAGACCAGGAGATAAGCCCCAATCAAGTCAAGCGTATCGGTGCCTCTGATCGCGACTGACCGATTGCACCTGCTGATGCTCTGCgctgtctccctctttctACACATACCTCACATTTATGTGTGCTTGAAGGCCAACGTACATCACTGTGCGAGAGAGGTGAAAAGTATAGCACTTTCAGCTGTAACGTCTCCGTCGTCATGTCaccccccgcctccctccctcagcGAGCATatgtgcaccaccacctcttcccctcccccctctctctttccctttctcttgcaGACATGGACGTCATCACGAGACTGCGCCGAGGCGCCTCCCTGCGCGTATGGGCACATGCATGGAggtacccccccctcc
This genomic interval from Leishmania braziliensis MHOM/BR/75/M2904 complete genome, chromosome 17 contains the following:
- a CDS encoding putative otubain; amino-acid sequence: MSETVMISASEAQLEAIRKEVAQSPLLSLSLPLDKGSKIVKEMEHDEAYLAQTLSLFGASAVSTKQYDFNSIRYSRRDGNCFYRCAGFRLCELIVERPERAAEYVSLLKSREKSLSRLFGSFVFDFTDALAEIFNGVADKTIKDVAQIYELFTSSDGAYVVAALRYLSSAYLQEHEAEYEPFVEGLGYGTVRDYCNAEVELVDHESDNVQLAVFAKAFNVCIKVYALDRNAGNNVTEHTFNDEAKSDGDQLVVELLYMPGHYNLLRR